A stretch of the Hydra vulgaris chromosome 09, alternate assembly HydraT2T_AEP genome encodes the following:
- the LOC105845013 gene encoding uncharacterized protein LOC105845013, with protein MKRLSKNVDYETKRIKNDECPTPKVKNDVLYMEDTQENTDSERLKKMERENEDLRKRCTRLENIVTQILSNKEESKSPDVNEKFIGSKSLGNNAADNLASYETYNNCDTKTSYSYSNSKHRVSGYSYTLSPKTSPTKHEASLRECKQLVPYEKVPGIFRTFSMDKHANFNCISSEEMEKRNEFFRSTYYEEQLKHLRNIRPTYPSLLTPLVDKHSPTNEKPHSNKTSPSPQRYEAKKELQHPYASDLRCENHYEPYLFGRSVQQKVVKHIGFCHTRHKSNDSNLFLDKCCYNAKHSESLEIKKYDSEFFTKLPPKLHIVESQNKNGVTLTWNATSNTDSSLVKSYQLFARELFGQKLGTMKRMGVIDALPLPMSCNVANLKRNIKYKFAVCAVDIYGRFGKMSNFTGKFELKSNDSDKYKEEESYELKIII; from the exons ATGAAAAGATTGTCAAAAAATGTTGACTatgaaacaaaaagaataaaaaatgatgagTGTCCAACacctaaagttaaaaatgacgTTTTGTATATGGAg gATACTCAAGAAAATACTGATAGCGAGAGATTAAAAAAGATGGAGCGAGAGAACGAAGATCTAAGGAAACGTTGCACTAGATTGGAAAACATAGTAACgcaaattttatcaaacaaagaaGAAAGCaaa tcaccCGATGTTAACGAAAAGTTTATCGGCTCTAAATCTCTTGGTAACAATGCCGCCGACAATCTTGCTTCATACGAAACTTACAATAATTGTGACACAAAAACTTCTTATTCCTACTCCAATTCAAAGCATAGAGTAAGTGGTTATAGTTATACACTTTCACCTAAAACAAGTCCTACAAAACATGAAGCCAGTCTAAGAGAATGCAAACAGTTAGTCCCTTATGAAAAAGTGCCTGGAATTTTTAGAACATTCTCAATGGATAAACATGCGAATTTCAATTGTATAAGCTCCGaagaaatggaaaaaagaaaCGAATTTTTTCGCTCAACATACTATGAAGAGCAGCTAAAACATTTGAGAAACATTCGCCCAACGTATCCAAGCTTGCTAACTCCATTAGTAGATAAGCATTCTCCTACAAACGAAAAACCTCATTCAAACAAAACATCTCCAAGCCCACAAAGATATGAAGCTAAAAAGGAACTCCAGCATCCTTATGCAAGTGATCTTCGATGCGAAAACCATTACGAACCATATTTATTTGGTAGAAGTGTTCAACAGAAAGTAGTAAAGCATATAGGGTTTTGTCATACTCGACATAAATCAAATGACagcaatttgtttttagataaatgTTGTTACAATGCAAAACATTCAgaaagtttagaaataaaaaaatacgacAGCGAGTTTTTCACTAAATTGCCACCCAAGTTACACATAGTcgaaagtcaaaataaaaacgGAGTTACACTGACGTGGAATGCAACATCGAATACAGATAGTTCTTTGGTCAAGTCGTATCAGTTGTTTGCGCGTGAGCTTTTTGGACAAAAACTTGGCACAATGAAAAGAATGGGTGTTATTGACGCTCTTCCACTTCCGATGTCTTGCAACGTCGCTAACTTAAAACGTAACATTAAATACAAGTTTGCCGTATGTGCCGTGGATATTTACGGCAGGTTCGGCAAGATGAGTAATTTTACAGGAAAGTTCGAGTTAAAATCAAATGATTCCGATAAATATAAAGAAGAAGAAAGTTATgagctaaaaattattatttag